One Chroococcidiopsis sp. TS-821 genomic window carries:
- a CDS encoding DUF2811 domain-containing protein → MSATVSILTEIPEELHESLKNYLESHPTWDQDRVFTAALSLFLLQNGNGDRRAARVYLESLFHHCG, encoded by the coding sequence ATGAGCGCTACAGTTAGTATCCTGACTGAAATTCCTGAAGAACTACACGAATCACTCAAAAACTACTTAGAAAGTCATCCTACCTGGGACCAAGACCGTGTATTCACGGCTGCGCTATCGCTATTTCTGCTTCAGAATGGTAACGGCGATCGCCGTGCGGCTAGAGTGTACCTCGAAAGCTTATTTCATCACTGTGGCTAG
- a CDS encoding CPP1-like family protein, whose protein sequence is MGDQNYYEKLGVTEDATFDEIQEARNRLLQQYSGDSKHLEVVEAAYDAILMERLRMRQEGKIKVPEGIRFAERLSQAPPQEKPAPTKKSPEWIQRLIDQPSITDIAVPGIIFAGLSALSILATTASVQALQLALIAGVGASFFFLYRKEKRFGRAVLLTAIGLIIGLIVGGIIGSVLLSQLSSVGVSVEQFSTVLTFVLLWVISSFLR, encoded by the coding sequence ATGGGCGATCAAAATTACTACGAAAAGCTTGGGGTAACCGAAGACGCTACGTTCGATGAAATTCAAGAGGCTCGCAATCGCCTTCTGCAACAGTACAGTGGCGACTCTAAGCATCTAGAAGTAGTCGAAGCTGCTTACGATGCCATTCTGATGGAACGGTTGCGGATGCGTCAAGAAGGTAAAATCAAAGTGCCTGAGGGCATTCGGTTTGCCGAACGACTTTCGCAAGCTCCTCCCCAAGAAAAACCAGCACCTACTAAGAAATCACCAGAATGGATACAACGGCTGATTGACCAGCCAAGCATAACTGATATCGCAGTACCTGGCATTATATTTGCAGGATTAAGTGCTTTAAGTATTCTTGCGACAACAGCAAGCGTTCAAGCTTTACAACTCGCCTTGATTGCTGGCGTAGGAGCAAGTTTCTTCTTCTTATACCGCAAAGAGAAAAGGTTTGGTAGAGCCGTACTGCTAACGGCAATCGGGTTAATTATTGGACTTATCGTTGGTGGAATTATCGGTAGCGTACTTTTATCCCAGCTTAGCAGTGTAGGAGTATCTGTAGAACAATTCTCCACCGTGCTGACCTTTGTTCTGTTGTGGGTAATAAGTAGCTTTCTTCGCTAG
- a CDS encoding DUF3082 domain-containing protein produces MNNPDKTETTNTTPTPLRCLTGSLISGGLAIALYSLTSAIAQTFATKPIHSDNPAVINIASAVRTLVVGITALGTGIFGLVALGLIGLAIQILIQQATKKGSPS; encoded by the coding sequence ATGAACAACCCAGATAAGACGGAAACGACAAACACCACTCCCACCCCACTACGTTGCTTAACGGGATCTCTCATTTCTGGAGGACTCGCGATCGCGCTTTACTCACTAACAAGTGCGATCGCCCAAACTTTTGCCACTAAGCCCATCCATTCAGATAATCCAGCAGTTATCAATATCGCCTCCGCTGTGCGTACGTTAGTAGTCGGAATCACGGCGTTAGGAACTGGAATTTTTGGTCTAGTCGCCTTAGGCTTAATCGGTTTGGCAATTCAAATTCTGATTCAACAAGCTACAAAAAAAGGTTCCCCCAGTTAA
- a CDS encoding SDR family oxidoreductase → MQDKVVVVVGATGGIGSALSHKLARQGAQLVLAARNSNKLSHLVEQLDAGAGQALTVPTDITDRQQVDSLMEKTMAQFGRIDALVNAAGAGVMKPYGNLEPADLEAMLDVNLKGSFYTSQAAAEFMQEQKSGHICNVVGILGKHSMPMAAAYCASKYAVVGFSKCMAEELKRFGVKFTLFYFGGVNSPFWDNVQLKVDRKKMLSTETAAAAIAYALSAEPQAVPMEINIQPESHLFF, encoded by the coding sequence ATGCAAGATAAAGTTGTTGTCGTTGTTGGTGCGACTGGGGGTATTGGTTCAGCCTTAAGCCACAAGCTAGCGCGTCAAGGCGCACAGTTGGTGCTAGCAGCAAGAAATAGTAATAAGCTATCGCATCTAGTAGAGCAACTCGATGCAGGTGCAGGGCAAGCTTTAACAGTGCCTACGGATATTACAGATCGACAGCAGGTCGATAGCTTGATGGAGAAAACCATGGCGCAGTTTGGTCGAATCGATGCTTTAGTCAATGCTGCGGGTGCGGGGGTAATGAAGCCTTATGGAAACTTGGAACCTGCTGATTTAGAAGCAATGCTTGATGTCAACCTCAAAGGTAGCTTTTATACGAGTCAAGCGGCTGCTGAATTCATGCAAGAGCAGAAATCAGGACACATTTGTAATGTTGTTGGTATTTTAGGGAAGCATTCGATGCCGATGGCAGCAGCATATTGTGCTTCTAAGTACGCGGTTGTTGGGTTTAGCAAGTGCATGGCGGAAGAGTTAAAGCGATTTGGCGTAAAATTCACGTTATTCTACTTTGGTGGGGTCAATTCTCCATTTTGGGATAACGTACAGTTGAAGGTAGATCGCAAAAAAATGCTGAGTACGGAAACAGCAGCGGCGGCGATCGCGTACGCACTATCGGCTGAACCGCAAGCTGTACCCATGGAAATTAACATTCAGCCTGAAAGTCATTTGTTCTTCTAA
- a CDS encoding integrase, with translation MASQQSNYDPRQATWNGVSIDKWNPSEWKQWKPNAGKNEAAKIEREYLRIKYAIAQANTALSIDRVKVKLKLTTAKSIGLQGTFPCKPGDIGKNGSSTKQYTISLGFPASDAGVKTAVAKARELDLLLMTKQFQWTPELLGKQSQKIALPYNTAKPISELIQEYEREFWKTHEKNRQGFRTWETHYLRHLKKLPQDVPLTQNALAQALESVPPHTSTRFYLAWQLKKFCDFCGVDGSKLIDSYTTPQPSPSLRKIPTDEEIVQGFDTIGTPLSPYASKENLTQPQQWQWVYGMLATYGLRPHELFAIDLEAFTTPSNIFHLVTLDPSLTGGTKTGERMCGIPPLHPHWVELFDLKNVKFPHTGGTLNNQTAKIHIRFRTTHINFKPYDLRHAYALRGHRLRIPIKTMADYMGHTVQEHTKTYQRWINEDTNLEIYKEIVIQKANTQEALKARVDELEVENAVLKAEVKSLRELLIKHQLGKLLS, from the coding sequence ATGGCAAGCCAGCAATCTAATTACGATCCGCGTCAAGCCACATGGAATGGTGTTTCTATTGACAAATGGAATCCATCTGAGTGGAAGCAGTGGAAACCGAATGCGGGGAAGAATGAGGCGGCGAAAATCGAACGCGAATATCTCAGGATCAAGTATGCGATCGCTCAAGCAAATACAGCATTAAGTATCGATCGAGTCAAAGTTAAACTCAAACTAACGACAGCTAAATCAATTGGCTTACAAGGTACTTTCCCCTGTAAACCTGGCGACATTGGTAAAAATGGAAGTTCTACTAAGCAATACACAATTTCACTTGGGTTTCCTGCAAGTGATGCTGGTGTCAAAACCGCTGTTGCTAAAGCACGAGAATTGGATCTTTTGTTGATGACAAAGCAATTTCAATGGACACCAGAACTCTTAGGTAAGCAATCTCAGAAGATTGCACTACCATATAATACCGCAAAGCCGATTAGCGAATTAATCCAAGAATACGAGCGAGAATTTTGGAAAACTCACGAGAAAAATCGCCAAGGATTCCGTACTTGGGAAACGCATTATTTGCGCCATCTCAAAAAACTTCCTCAAGATGTTCCCTTAACTCAAAATGCTTTAGCACAAGCTTTAGAATCAGTTCCACCTCATACATCAACAAGATTTTATTTAGCTTGGCAACTCAAAAAGTTTTGTGATTTTTGCGGTGTTGATGGGAGTAAACTTATTGATTCATACACGACTCCCCAACCATCACCTAGTCTTCGCAAAATCCCTACTGATGAAGAAATCGTTCAAGGTTTTGACACAATAGGAACTCCTTTATCACCCTACGCCAGTAAAGAAAATTTAACGCAACCCCAACAGTGGCAATGGGTATATGGTATGTTAGCTACCTACGGTTTAAGACCTCATGAATTATTTGCGATAGACCTTGAGGCTTTTACGACTCCCTCAAATATATTTCATTTAGTCACACTCGATCCGAGTCTTACAGGTGGTACAAAAACAGGCGAACGTATGTGTGGAATTCCACCGTTACACCCTCATTGGGTTGAGTTATTTGATTTAAAAAACGTCAAGTTTCCCCATACAGGTGGAACTTTAAATAATCAAACTGCTAAGATTCACATTCGATTTAGAACGACTCATATAAATTTTAAACCCTACGATTTACGTCACGCCTATGCTTTACGCGGACATCGCTTGCGTATTCCCATAAAAACTATGGCTGATTATATGGGTCATACTGTACAAGAGCATACGAAGACCTATCAAAGATGGATCAATGAGGATACAAACTTAGAAATTTATAAAGAAATTGTGATTCAAAAAGCGAATACTCAAGAAGCACTAAAAGCAAGGGTAGATGAATTAGAAGTCGAAAATGCTGTTCTCAAAGCTGAAGTGAAATCTTTGAGGGAATTACTGATCAAACACCAACTAGGTAAACTGCTAAGCTAG
- a CDS encoding response regulator transcription factor, with protein MALAKILVVDDDPAIRNLIQRFLSSKNYQVESAEDGKTALAAFEQFNPDLVILDVNLPDVLGYTLCQDMQNRTKVFVLMLTSRADEADKIRGFAQGADDYLTKPFSLSELEVRVAAILKRQRVVTAAEKQRLTFEKLVIDPERREVTLNNQLIPLTALEFDLLRFLASHPGRVWRRAELIQEVWDYDYVGDQRVVDVHIGQIRKKIEIDATQPILIQTVRGVGYKFEAPNLPEQNNSQ; from the coding sequence ATGGCTCTTGCCAAGATTCTTGTCGTTGATGACGATCCTGCCATCCGTAATTTAATCCAACGCTTTTTATCAAGCAAGAACTATCAGGTGGAGTCTGCCGAAGATGGCAAGACTGCACTTGCGGCTTTTGAGCAATTTAATCCTGACTTAGTGATTCTCGATGTCAATTTACCAGATGTTCTTGGCTATACGCTTTGCCAAGATATGCAAAATCGCACTAAGGTTTTTGTCTTGATGCTGACAAGTCGGGCGGATGAAGCTGATAAAATTCGGGGGTTTGCTCAAGGTGCGGATGACTATCTCACTAAGCCCTTCAGTTTAAGTGAATTAGAAGTGCGAGTGGCTGCTATTTTAAAGCGTCAGCGAGTTGTCACCGCGGCAGAAAAACAGCGCTTGACGTTTGAAAAGCTGGTGATCGATCCCGAACGAAGAGAAGTGACACTTAATAACCAACTCATTCCTTTAACTGCGCTAGAGTTTGACTTGTTGCGTTTTTTAGCCAGTCATCCAGGGCGAGTTTGGCGACGTGCGGAACTGATTCAAGAAGTTTGGGATTACGACTACGTGGGCGATCAAAGAGTTGTTGACGTGCATATTGGTCAAATTCGCAAGAAAATTGAAATTGATGCAACTCAACCGATTTTGATTCAAACTGTGCGTGGCGTTGGTTATAAGTTCGAGGCTCCGAATCTACCAGAGCAGAATAATTCTCAATAG
- the ispE gene encoding 4-(cytidine 5'-diphospho)-2-C-methyl-D-erythritol kinase has translation MHSYSLIAPAKINLYLEIIGDRPDGYHELAMILQSISLADQIDIRAASTDTIRIRCEHPQVPTDKSNLAYKAAALMTNQFPDAFAQYGGVEITINKQIPVAAGLAGGSTNAAAVLVGIDLLWELGLTQSELEELAGKLGSDVPFCIAGGTAIATGRGNELSQLPNLDNLYVVLGKYRSLAVSTAWAYQTYRQQFGDSYLTDTHSLTSRAAAVHSGPIVKAIARKDGVQIAQKLHNDLERVVLPEYPQVAQLRHVFQEAGGLGAMMSGSGPTVFALCESREQAEKVQQYVRQAIPDPDLELWLAQTCSTGIQIATSTK, from the coding sequence ATGCATTCCTACTCACTCATTGCACCCGCCAAAATTAACTTATATTTAGAAATCATCGGCGATCGCCCCGATGGATATCACGAATTGGCAATGATCCTCCAAAGCATCAGTCTCGCCGATCAAATCGATATCCGCGCTGCAAGTACCGACACAATCCGCATCCGTTGCGAACACCCCCAAGTTCCCACCGATAAAAGTAACTTAGCGTACAAAGCCGCAGCATTAATGACAAACCAATTTCCCGATGCTTTTGCGCAATATGGCGGAGTTGAAATTACAATCAATAAACAAATTCCCGTCGCCGCAGGATTAGCTGGAGGATCGACAAACGCCGCTGCGGTATTAGTCGGAATCGATTTATTGTGGGAACTAGGATTAACGCAATCTGAACTCGAAGAACTTGCAGGAAAACTCGGGTCAGACGTTCCCTTTTGTATTGCAGGTGGAACCGCGATCGCCACAGGTAGAGGTAACGAACTTTCACAATTACCCAACCTAGATAACTTGTACGTCGTTTTAGGAAAATATCGCAGTCTTGCCGTTTCCACAGCGTGGGCTTACCAAACTTATCGACAGCAATTCGGCGATTCTTACTTAACTGATACCCACAGCCTCACTTCACGCGCCGCCGCTGTCCACTCAGGACCAATTGTTAAAGCGATCGCTCGTAAAGATGGCGTGCAAATTGCTCAAAAGCTTCACAATGATTTAGAGCGTGTCGTGTTACCAGAATACCCCCAAGTTGCACAGCTACGCCACGTGTTCCAAGAAGCTGGTGGATTAGGCGCGATGATGTCTGGTTCAGGTCCTACAGTATTTGCTTTGTGTGAGTCGCGCGAACAAGCAGAAAAAGTGCAGCAGTACGTTAGACAAGCAATTCCCGATCCTGATTTGGAATTGTGGTTAGCACAAACTTGTAGTACAGGTATTCAAATCGCTACTAGTACTAAGTAA
- a CDS encoding HAD family hydrolase — protein sequence MLRLITDFDGPIIDVSERYYQVYKLCLEKTRRREQQVKELTKAEFWKLKRARISEKKIGIISGLDELQAQEFAQLRRETVHTQPYFEYDRLAAGAVAALEEVQRAGIDLAVMTMRRVRELEFAFEQYDLGRFFPKNRCYCLSNDYVKTRDVDDKPLLMERALVELPPAYETWMVGDTEADIITAKKHGVKVMAVLCGIRDRAQLEKYQPDLIVNNLQEAVNILLYEFLPQVG from the coding sequence ATGTTAAGATTAATCACTGATTTTGATGGTCCTATTATTGATGTATCAGAAAGATACTATCAAGTTTACAAACTCTGCTTGGAGAAGACGCGACGTCGAGAGCAGCAAGTAAAAGAACTTACTAAAGCCGAATTTTGGAAGTTAAAAAGGGCGCGAATTTCCGAGAAAAAAATCGGGATAATTTCCGGTTTAGATGAATTGCAGGCGCAGGAATTTGCCCAGCTACGACGCGAAACTGTTCATACGCAACCTTATTTTGAGTACGATCGCCTTGCTGCTGGTGCTGTCGCTGCTTTAGAGGAAGTACAACGCGCGGGGATAGATTTGGCAGTTATGACAATGCGGCGCGTCCGCGAGCTAGAATTCGCGTTTGAACAATACGATCTCGGTCGATTTTTCCCGAAGAATCGGTGTTATTGCTTAAGTAACGATTATGTCAAAACGCGCGATGTTGATGATAAACCGTTACTTATGGAGCGCGCACTCGTTGAACTTCCCCCCGCCTATGAGACATGGATGGTGGGAGATACGGAAGCCGATATTATCACTGCGAAAAAGCATGGTGTCAAAGTTATGGCTGTGTTGTGCGGCATTCGCGATCGCGCACAATTGGAAAAGTACCAGCCTGACTTAATCGTTAATAACTTGCAAGAAGCAGTCAATATCTTATTGTATGAGTTTCTCCCCCAAGTCGGTTAG
- a CDS encoding SRPBCC domain-containing protein: protein MFRVVKLEAFYPYPPEKVWKAIANRSSLAKWLMENDFEPHLGHKFCFQSQLPGLNEVIHCEVLKLREPYELAYSWQDNLIESPSIVTWKLIPVDGGTQLHLEHRGYQEDAIALSQPTRHTQTRQAQLTHPIVVSDRVWFSNQPQQLGSILLNSYFSGKWEYLLNYKLREVLVSQSPNLTLS from the coding sequence ATGTTCCGAGTTGTAAAACTAGAAGCTTTCTATCCGTATCCGCCAGAAAAAGTATGGAAGGCGATCGCCAATCGTTCTTCATTAGCAAAATGGTTAATGGAAAATGACTTTGAACCACATTTAGGACACAAGTTTTGCTTTCAGTCGCAACTACCAGGATTAAACGAGGTTATTCACTGCGAAGTACTAAAACTCAGAGAACCCTACGAACTCGCTTATTCTTGGCAAGACAACTTGATAGAATCTCCCTCAATTGTGACTTGGAAGCTGATACCTGTTGATGGTGGTACGCAACTGCATCTAGAACATCGCGGATATCAAGAGGATGCGATCGCCCTTAGTCAACCTACACGTCATACTCAAACTCGGCAAGCACAGCTAACACATCCAATTGTAGTAAGCGATCGCGTGTGGTTTTCTAACCAACCTCAACAATTAGGCAGTATTCTACTTAATTCCTATTTTAGTGGTAAGTGGGAATATTTACTCAATTACAAACTTAGGGAAGTTTTAGTTTCACAATCCCCTAATCTTACACTTTCTTAA
- the hppD gene encoding 4-hydroxyphenylpyruvate dioxygenase, translated as MRIDRVHFYVEDAQASRNWFVQHLGFQSVRRGVNEHTRTEVVKSGSVHFILSSPLTPQSPVASYLQQHPPGVADVTFGVEDLEAVLQQAIAHDAKVLQPIQYDNKVKTAKIAGWGSLSHTLIEYSEYADFSLSTAEWRSPLSFTGIDHIVLNVAAGDLERAVKWYQNTLGFQTKQSFNIQTERSGLHSQVLVSRDRQVQLPINEPASANSQIQEFLDVNRGPGIQHIALQTANIVPSVAKFRDWGLSFLPVPASYYTQLQERHKLPLSMEELQEIAQHQILVDWQDASPDALLLQIFTQPIFGEPTFFFELIERRLQAPGFGEGNFRALFEAIEREQIKRGSM; from the coding sequence ATGAGGATCGATCGCGTTCACTTTTATGTAGAAGATGCCCAAGCATCGCGTAACTGGTTTGTTCAACATTTAGGTTTTCAATCAGTCAGGCGTGGCGTCAATGAACACACTCGCACGGAAGTTGTCAAAAGTGGCTCCGTGCACTTTATCCTATCTTCGCCACTGACGCCCCAAAGCCCTGTTGCATCGTATTTACAGCAGCATCCACCTGGTGTTGCTGATGTGACCTTTGGTGTTGAAGATCTTGAAGCCGTCTTACAGCAGGCGATCGCCCATGATGCGAAAGTTTTGCAACCTATTCAATACGACAATAAAGTTAAAACTGCCAAAATTGCGGGGTGGGGATCGCTATCACATACTTTGATTGAGTATTCAGAGTATGCTGACTTTTCATTATCAACAGCAGAATGGCGATCGCCTTTGAGCTTTACGGGTATCGACCACATCGTTTTGAATGTAGCCGCAGGTGATTTGGAGCGGGCTGTAAAGTGGTACCAAAATACTTTGGGTTTTCAAACGAAGCAGTCGTTTAATATTCAAACTGAGCGATCGGGTTTACACAGCCAAGTTTTGGTGTCGCGCGATCGCCAAGTGCAACTACCAATCAACGAACCTGCTTCCGCAAATTCTCAAATTCAAGAGTTTTTGGATGTTAATCGCGGACCTGGTATTCAACACATTGCTTTACAAACAGCGAACATCGTGCCAAGTGTGGCGAAATTTCGCGATTGGGGATTGTCGTTTCTTCCAGTTCCTGCGAGTTATTATACTCAGCTGCAAGAACGGCACAAACTGCCTTTATCAATGGAGGAACTTCAGGAGATTGCGCAGCATCAAATTTTGGTTGATTGGCAAGATGCTAGTCCTGATGCTTTGCTTTTGCAAATCTTCACGCAACCCATTTTCGGCGAACCTACTTTTTTCTTTGAGTTAATCGAGCGCCGATTGCAAGCCCCTGGGTTTGGTGAAGGCAATTTTCGGGCGTTATTTGAAGCAATTGAGCGCGAACAAATTAAACGCGGCAGTATGTAA
- a CDS encoding NAD-dependent epimerase/dehydratase family protein produces MKILIIGGTNFIGLSVVNRLHAIGHEVTIFHRGKTVAELPIAVKEIKGDRTQLPEMKSELQYLSPDVVLDMIAYTEQDALITMKAFKGIAQRVVAISSMDVYRAYNVLLGKESDIVPVPLTEDSPLRQQLYPFKDIPQRALNAPADYEKILVERVVMSDADLPGTIIRLPMVYGPKDPLHRLFPYLKRMDENRPAILLPENFAQWRGCYGYVENVAYAIALAVTNPQATGRIYHVADLPVSEAERLNRIGKAAGWQGKVISVPKQHLPANWNLPFNTEQAWFADTTRIRQELGYREVVTQEEALKQTIDWERTNSPPEMTQWTGWELFDYATEDEILTQL; encoded by the coding sequence ATGAAAATTTTAATTATAGGAGGAACCAATTTTATTGGTCTTTCAGTAGTAAATCGACTTCATGCAATAGGTCATGAGGTTACTATATTTCATCGAGGAAAAACTGTAGCTGAGTTACCTATAGCAGTAAAGGAAATTAAAGGCGATCGCACTCAACTTCCTGAAATGAAAAGTGAGTTGCAGTATTTATCTCCTGATGTAGTTTTAGACATGATTGCCTACACTGAGCAAGATGCGTTGATAACAATGAAGGCATTTAAAGGTATTGCCCAGCGTGTTGTTGCGATTAGTAGCATGGATGTATACCGCGCCTACAACGTCCTTTTAGGAAAAGAATCAGATATTGTTCCCGTACCGCTTACTGAAGATTCGCCACTACGTCAGCAACTCTATCCTTTTAAGGACATACCACAAAGAGCGCTCAACGCTCCAGCGGATTATGAAAAGATTCTTGTTGAACGAGTTGTGATGAGTGATGCTGATTTACCTGGTACAATTATCCGCTTACCAATGGTCTACGGACCAAAAGATCCATTGCACCGCTTGTTTCCTTATTTAAAGCGAATGGATGAAAATCGTCCTGCAATTTTACTACCAGAAAATTTTGCGCAATGGCGCGGTTGTTATGGTTATGTAGAGAATGTCGCATATGCGATCGCACTAGCAGTTACAAACCCCCAAGCTACAGGGCGCATCTATCATGTGGCAGATTTACCTGTTTCTGAAGCCGAACGCCTCAATCGAATTGGAAAAGCTGCTGGCTGGCAAGGTAAAGTTATATCTGTTCCCAAACAGCATTTACCAGCGAATTGGAATTTACCTTTTAATACCGAACAAGCTTGGTTTGCTGATACAACACGAATTCGTCAAGAACTCGGTTATAGAGAGGTTGTCACTCAAGAGGAAGCGCTGAAACAAACGATCGATTGGGAACGCACTAACTCACCACCAGAAATGACTCAATGGACAGGATGGGAGTTATTCGACTATGCCACTGAAGATGAGATTTTAACTCAGTTATAG
- a CDS encoding ATP-dependent Clp protease proteolytic subunit gives MNTPIPLSIPVIQPFPQNQQSFDIYSRLLAERIVFLKGELTEEAANLIVAQLLFLDAEDPEKDISLFINSSGGLSTAAMTVFDAMKQIRTDICTVCVGTAAAMGAFLLSSGTKSKRYALPHARIQLQQPSGNTEGKATDIEVAAQEILYLKEALNQILAENTGQTQKQIEIDLNRNLFLSAEEAKTYGLIDSIITKL, from the coding sequence ATGAATACTCCCATACCGCTAAGCATCCCAGTAATTCAACCTTTTCCCCAAAATCAGCAGTCCTTCGATATTTACTCACGGTTGCTTGCTGAAAGAATTGTTTTTTTAAAGGGTGAATTAACAGAGGAAGCAGCTAACTTAATTGTTGCACAACTACTATTTCTCGATGCTGAAGATCCAGAAAAAGACATTTCCTTATTTATCAACTCTTCTGGTGGTTTATCAACCGCAGCAATGACAGTTTTCGATGCAATGAAACAAATTCGGACAGATATTTGTACAGTCTGTGTTGGTACTGCTGCTGCAATGGGCGCTTTTTTACTGTCTTCTGGAACTAAGAGTAAAAGATATGCTTTACCACACGCCCGAATCCAATTACAGCAACCATCAGGAAATACTGAAGGAAAAGCAACTGATATTGAGGTAGCTGCTCAAGAGATTTTATATCTTAAAGAGGCACTGAATCAAATTCTTGCTGAAAATACTGGTCAGACTCAAAAGCAAATTGAAATCGATTTAAATAGAAATTTGTTCCTGAGTGCTGAAGAAGCAAAAACTTACGGCTTAATCGACAGTATTATTACAAAACTATGA
- the rsmA gene encoding 16S rRNA (adenine(1518)-N(6)/adenine(1519)-N(6))-dimethyltransferase RsmA gives MVKPRRVFAQHWLKNEKALNQIIAAAELTPRDRILEIGPGTGVLTRRLLPLAESVVAVEIDPDLCALLAKKLGNIENFLLLQGDFLEIDLTTLLTPFPNFQSPNKVVANIPYNITGPILEKLLGTIANPNPHPFNSIVLLVQKEVADRLYAKPGSKTFGALSVRVQYLAECEFIYHVSAKSFYPPPKVDSAVVRLRPRQLQSPPLNPHHLETLIQLGFGAKRKMLRNNLKAIVERDRLTKLLENLEINPQARAEDLSVTQWISLSNQLEVSSS, from the coding sequence ATGGTAAAACCGCGCAGGGTCTTTGCGCAGCATTGGCTCAAAAATGAAAAAGCCCTCAACCAAATCATCGCCGCCGCCGAACTCACACCGCGCGATCGCATCCTCGAAATCGGACCTGGAACCGGAGTATTAACGCGTCGCCTGTTACCGCTAGCTGAATCAGTTGTCGCTGTCGAAATTGACCCTGATTTGTGTGCATTATTAGCTAAAAAGCTGGGAAATATTGAAAACTTCTTACTCCTACAAGGCGACTTTCTTGAAATAGATTTAACTACTTTGTTAACTCCTTTTCCTAACTTTCAATCACCCAATAAAGTCGTCGCAAACATCCCCTACAATATCACTGGACCAATTTTAGAAAAACTACTTGGAACAATTGCGAACCCCAATCCTCACCCCTTCAACTCAATCGTACTCCTCGTCCAAAAAGAAGTTGCCGATCGCTTATACGCTAAACCAGGGTCAAAAACCTTCGGCGCACTATCTGTCCGCGTCCAATACTTAGCCGAATGTGAATTCATCTACCACGTCAGCGCCAAAAGCTTTTACCCACCACCAAAAGTAGATTCCGCCGTCGTGCGATTGCGTCCGCGACAATTACAATCACCCCCACTCAATCCGCATCATCTCGAAACACTAATCCAACTCGGTTTTGGTGCCAAGCGCAAAATGTTACGAAATAATTTGAAAGCAATCGTCGAACGCGATCGCCTCACCAAATTACTAGAAAATTTAGAAATTAACCCCCAAGCGCGCGCTGAAGACCTCAGCGTTACCCAATGGATATCCCTAAGTAATCAACTAGAAGTATCGTCATCCTAA